A single genomic interval of Chryseobacterium paludis harbors:
- a CDS encoding anti-sigma factor, with amino-acid sequence MNTKEYISSGIIESYILGLASPEEAGILECVMKNNAEVKAAFEEAQKTLEDLATAQAVAPPVELKSKIWAKIQKEQTIDEIKPVVLQNESNVHSEKETKEIVVQKNNTWKTYAIAASVLFLVSIAGNLFWMNNQSKNKADIAKLETEKQSKDLALQKMNEKWNMMSSPDMQLVKLKGVEKHADSKAMVFWNKNTKEVYLNAEDLPKAPAGMQYQLWAIADGKPVNAGMYTKEKDSKIALANISKAQAFAITLEKEGGSEVPTMENMYVMGGV; translated from the coding sequence TTGAACACTAAGGAATACATATCATCCGGAATCATAGAATCTTATATTCTAGGTCTTGCTTCTCCAGAGGAGGCAGGTATTTTGGAGTGTGTGATGAAAAATAATGCTGAAGTAAAGGCGGCTTTTGAGGAAGCACAAAAAACATTGGAAGATCTTGCGACAGCACAGGCTGTAGCTCCACCTGTAGAATTAAAGTCTAAGATTTGGGCTAAGATTCAAAAGGAGCAAACTATTGACGAAATAAAACCGGTAGTTTTACAAAATGAATCCAATGTACATTCTGAAAAGGAGACAAAAGAAATTGTGGTTCAGAAAAATAATACTTGGAAGACATATGCTATTGCGGCTTCGGTGTTATTTTTAGTAAGTATAGCAGGGAATCTATTTTGGATGAATAATCAATCCAAAAACAAGGCAGATATAGCGAAATTAGAAACTGAAAAACAGTCTAAAGATCTGGCTTTGCAAAAGATGAATGAAAAATGGAATATGATGTCCAGCCCCGATATGCAATTGGTCAAGTTAAAAGGAGTGGAGAAACATGCAGATTCCAAAGCTATGGTTTTTTGGAACAAGAATACCAAAGAGGTCTATCTAAATGCTGAAGACTTGCCGAAAGCTCCGGCAGGAATGCAGTATCAGCTTTGGGCCATAGCAGATGGAAAGCCCGTAAATGCAGGAATGTATACAAAAGAAAAAGACAGTAAAATTGCTCTTGCCAACATATCTAAAGCCCAGGCTTTTGCCATAACTCTTGAAAAAGAAGGCGGAAGTGAGGTGCCTACAATGGAAAATATGTATGTAATGGGAGGTGTATAA
- the uvrC gene encoding excinuclease ABC subunit UvrC: MNPSLELQLKTLPSEPGVYRYYDKNDHLLYVGKAKNLKKRVLSYFNKNLPGYRIKIMVGKIQRLETTIVNSEYDALLLENNLIKEHRPFYNVMLKDDKTYPWICIKNEAFPRIFLTRNIIKDGSEYYGPYAKVRPAKILLDTIKHIYKLRTCNLNLAQNKIEDGKYKVCLEYHIKNCEGPCEGLESRAEYDEKIDSIRGIVKGDFRKAKDYLINQMMKHASNLQFEDAQIIKERLDILEDYQAKNTVVNPNIDDVDVFGMTSDETAAYVNFFKIRNGNIIQSFTTEIKKILEETDEDIMEEALIEIRQKFGSDSKEVLLPFHLSVEIPNVKLIVPKVGDKKRIVELSEKNAKEYRLEKLKQVQIVDPERHTNRIMAEMQKLLRMPVEPRHIEGFDNSNIQGTNPVSACVVFKDGKPSKADYRIFHPKTVEGANDFATMEEVIYRRYKRMLDEAEPLPQLILIDGGKGQLSSAIKSLKLLGLYGKITIVGIAKRLEEIFFPEDSIPLYLDKKSETLKILQRVRDEAHRFGVKHHRTRRKNSTIKSELEEIPGVGEKTIELLLSKLKSVKRIKESNLETLEEILGKSKAKVIWEYFND, encoded by the coding sequence ATGAATCCTTCTTTAGAATTACAGCTCAAAACTTTACCATCTGAACCTGGTGTTTATCGTTACTACGATAAAAACGATCATCTATTGTATGTTGGGAAGGCAAAAAACTTAAAGAAAAGGGTTCTATCCTACTTCAATAAAAACCTACCGGGTTATAGGATTAAAATAATGGTTGGAAAGATCCAACGATTAGAAACTACTATTGTAAATAGTGAATATGATGCTCTTTTATTAGAAAATAACCTGATTAAAGAACACAGACCTTTTTACAATGTAATGCTCAAGGATGATAAAACATATCCTTGGATTTGTATTAAAAATGAAGCTTTTCCTAGAATTTTTCTGACAAGAAATATTATTAAAGATGGTTCAGAATATTATGGGCCGTACGCAAAGGTTCGTCCGGCAAAAATATTACTGGATACGATAAAGCATATTTATAAGCTGAGAACTTGTAATTTAAATCTGGCACAGAATAAAATTGAAGATGGCAAATATAAAGTTTGTCTTGAATACCATATTAAAAACTGTGAAGGGCCTTGTGAAGGGCTGGAAAGTAGAGCGGAATATGATGAAAAGATCGATTCCATCCGGGGAATAGTAAAAGGAGATTTCCGAAAAGCCAAAGATTATCTGATTAACCAGATGATGAAACATGCTTCTAATTTACAATTTGAAGATGCTCAAATTATTAAAGAAAGACTGGATATCCTGGAAGATTATCAGGCTAAAAATACAGTGGTAAATCCAAATATTGATGATGTAGATGTTTTTGGAATGACCAGTGATGAAACCGCAGCATATGTCAATTTCTTTAAAATCAGAAATGGAAATATCATTCAGAGTTTCACTACGGAAATTAAAAAGATCCTTGAAGAAACTGATGAGGATATTATGGAAGAGGCTTTGATCGAGATTCGTCAGAAATTCGGCTCCGATTCCAAAGAAGTACTGCTCCCTTTCCATTTATCTGTAGAAATTCCTAATGTAAAGTTGATCGTTCCCAAAGTGGGTGATAAAAAACGTATCGTAGAACTTTCTGAAAAGAATGCAAAAGAGTATCGCTTAGAGAAATTAAAACAGGTGCAGATCGTAGATCCTGAAAGACATACCAACAGAATTATGGCTGAAATGCAGAAACTGCTAAGAATGCCTGTGGAGCCAAGACATATTGAAGGTTTTGACAATTCCAATATTCAAGGAACCAATCCCGTTTCTGCTTGTGTTGTTTTTAAAGATGGAAAGCCAAGTAAAGCAGATTATAGGATTTTTCATCCAAAGACCGTAGAAGGAGCTAACGATTTTGCAACTATGGAAGAAGTTATTTACCGCCGTTATAAAAGAATGTTGGATGAGGCCGAACCACTTCCTCAACTTATTCTTATCGATGGAGGAAAAGGGCAACTATCTTCAGCTATAAAAAGTTTAAAATTATTAGGGCTGTATGGAAAAATTACTATTGTTGGAATTGCTAAAAGGTTGGAAGAAATTTTCTTTCCTGAGGATTCCATTCCATTGTATCTTGATAAAAAATCTGAAACACTTAAGATCTTACAACGGGTTCGTGATGAAGCCCACCGTTTTGGTGTAAAGCATCACAGGACAAGAAGAAAAAACTCTACGATAAAATCTGAGTTAGAAGAGATTCCAGGCGTTGGTGAAAAAACAATAGAATTATTATTATCAAAATTAAAATCCGTTAAAAGAATTAAAGAATCTAATTTGGAAACTTTAGAAGAAATACTGGGTAAAAGTAAGGCTAAAGTTATCTGGGAATATTTCAATGATTAA